A region of Candidatus Desulfarcum epimagneticum DNA encodes the following proteins:
- a CDS encoding conserved hypothetical protein (Evidence 4 : Unknown function but conserved in other organisms) has product MKAEPLFESLKELAEKLGVTVAERNLGKAGVRVKSGLCVIKGREHIIIDKFLTLSKKNAVMARLLSEKDCDSVYARPAVREFLNKHRSGG; this is encoded by the coding sequence ATGAAAGCGGAGCCACTGTTTGAAAGTTTGAAGGAACTCGCCGAAAAGCTGGGCGTCACGGTCGCCGAGCGCAACCTCGGGAAAGCCGGGGTCCGGGTCAAAAGCGGGCTGTGCGTCATCAAGGGCCGGGAGCATATCATCATTGACAAGTTTTTGACGCTGAGCAAAAAAAACGCCGTCATGGCCCGGCTTCTGTCTGAGAAGGACTGCGACTCGGTGTATGCGCGCCCCGCAGTCCGGGAGTTTTTAAATAAACATCGCTCCGGCGGCTGA
- the ybhL gene encoding Inner membrane protein YbhL: MQRMPAQLSQTQASLLVNGFIRSVYNWMAVGLALTGLVALYVAQSEYLMRLIHGNSILFFGLVIGELILVFSLASKAHRMSPSAATGLFVLYAGLNGLTLSFIFLIYTASSIASTFFICAATFAVSSVFGMSTKRDLTSMGHFMMMGLIGIIIASVVNMFVRSSGMGIIISYVGVLVFVGLTAYDTQKIKEMALSQPHGLEAGVVRKGAIVGALTLYLDFINLFLMLLHIFGDRD; encoded by the coding sequence ATGCAGCGCATGCCGGCCCAACTGTCTCAAACCCAGGCGTCCCTTTTGGTGAACGGATTTATCCGAAGCGTCTACAACTGGATGGCTGTGGGACTGGCCCTCACAGGTTTGGTCGCTCTTTATGTGGCGCAAAGCGAATATCTTATGCGTTTGATCCACGGCAACTCGATTCTTTTTTTCGGGCTTGTCATCGGCGAGCTTATTCTTGTCTTCAGCCTTGCGTCAAAGGCCCACAGAATGAGCCCTTCCGCGGCCACGGGCCTTTTTGTTCTTTACGCGGGTTTAAACGGCTTGACGTTGTCATTTATATTTTTGATTTACACGGCTTCTTCAATCGCCTCCACCTTTTTTATATGCGCCGCCACATTCGCTGTTTCCAGCGTCTTCGGGATGTCCACGAAGCGGGATCTCACCAGCATGGGCCATTTCATGATGATGGGGCTGATCGGAATCATTATCGCGTCGGTGGTGAACATGTTTGTCCGAAGCTCCGGAATGGGGATCATCATCAGCTATGTGGGCGTGTTGGTCTTTGTGGGGCTGACGGCTTACGACACCCAGAAAATCAAGGAAATGGCCCTTTCACAGCCCCATGGCCTGGAGGCCGGGGTGGTTCGGAAAGGCGCCATCGTCGGGGCGCTGACCCTGTACCTGGATTTTATAAACCTGTTTTTGATGCTTCTTCACATTTTTGGAGACAGGGATTAG
- the glmM gene encoding Phosphoglucosamine mutase, protein MRRLFGTDGIRGPSGRYPVTAEMGVKIGMAAALWVLERENPEEPPMIVVGRDTRLSGRMLEHALAAGICAMGVHAGLVGALPTPGVALMTASMKEAGAGIVISASHNVYSDNGFKFFDQDGFKLTDEVEFEIEKKILDKHAGRSLEEKTDPGRVFYMDDAVEKYADFICGDPKLSLKQTRIVLDCANGAAFQSAGRVFSRLGAEVVDILGVHPDGKNINEGCGSQSPGRLARAVVEKKADAGLAFDGDGDRVVAVDEKGNVLSGDQVIWICARDLFKQAVSKKDPSKKSALQKNKVVVTTVMSNAGLGRALEGMGVRHVASKVGDRHVLEEMRRQGAVLGGEDSGHIIFLDRHTTGDGILAGARLLKAMSNAGRPLSELAGGMRIYPQSMVNVEVREKIPVENVPAIADIIEKIKKKLGPEGRILVRYSGTEPCMRIMAQGPSKEETDMRCREIADIVKKEIGK, encoded by the coding sequence ATGAGACGCCTGTTTGGAACCGACGGCATTCGGGGCCCCTCCGGCCGATATCCCGTCACCGCTGAAATGGGGGTGAAAATCGGCATGGCGGCGGCCTTGTGGGTTCTGGAGCGCGAAAACCCGGAAGAGCCCCCCATGATTGTGGTGGGGCGGGACACCCGGCTCTCGGGCCGGATGCTGGAACACGCTCTGGCGGCGGGCATTTGCGCCATGGGGGTCCACGCCGGGCTTGTCGGGGCGCTGCCCACCCCGGGGGTGGCGCTCATGACCGCGTCCATGAAAGAGGCGGGGGCCGGAATCGTGATTTCCGCCTCCCACAACGTTTATTCGGACAATGGATTTAAATTTTTTGATCAGGATGGATTCAAGCTCACGGATGAAGTCGAGTTTGAAATTGAAAAAAAGATTCTGGATAAACACGCGGGCCGGTCTTTAGAAGAAAAAACGGACCCGGGCCGGGTCTTTTATATGGACGACGCGGTTGAAAAATACGCGGACTTTATTTGCGGCGACCCAAAACTGTCTTTGAAACAAACCCGAATCGTTCTGGATTGCGCCAACGGGGCCGCCTTTCAAAGCGCCGGGCGGGTTTTTTCCAGACTGGGGGCCGAGGTGGTCGATATCCTGGGCGTTCATCCGGACGGGAAAAATATCAATGAGGGATGCGGGTCCCAGAGCCCCGGGCGTCTGGCGCGCGCCGTGGTGGAAAAAAAAGCCGACGCGGGCCTCGCCTTTGACGGAGACGGGGACCGGGTGGTGGCCGTGGATGAAAAGGGGAATGTCCTCAGCGGGGATCAGGTCATCTGGATATGCGCCCGGGACCTTTTTAAACAGGCGGTTTCAAAAAAGGACCCCTCAAAAAAAAGCGCCCTTCAAAAAAATAAAGTCGTGGTCACCACCGTCATGAGCAACGCGGGCCTTGGCAGGGCCCTGGAAGGCATGGGCGTCCGGCATGTGGCGTCGAAAGTCGGAGACCGCCATGTGCTTGAGGAAATGCGAAGACAGGGGGCGGTTCTGGGAGGCGAGGATTCGGGGCATATCATTTTTTTGGACCGACACACCACCGGCGACGGCATCCTGGCGGGGGCGCGGCTTTTGAAGGCCATGTCAAACGCCGGACGTCCCCTGTCCGAGCTGGCCGGGGGCATGAGGATCTACCCCCAGTCCATGGTCAATGTGGAGGTGAGGGAAAAAATTCCTGTTGAAAACGTTCCCGCCATCGCCGATATCATTGAGAAAATTAAAAAAAAGCTCGGCCCGGAGGGACGAATCCTGGTTCGTTATTCCGGAACCGAGCCATGCATGCGAATTATGGCCCAGGGGCCTTCCAAAGAAGAAACCGACATGCGCTGCCGGGAAATAGCGGATATCGTTAAAAAAGAGATTGGGAAATAA
- a CDS encoding conserved hypothetical protein (Evidence 4 : Unknown function but conserved in other organisms) — MKRMDPEKKSRRGARGGVSKIEALLDRGVLIPHPESVFISDEVDVTRISGQGVVLWPGTRICGEKTFIDKGAGIGTEGPAMIQDCQLGANVELKSGFYEKSVFFKDVSMGWGSHVRKGCLLEEGVKTAHAVGLKQTILFPFVTLGSLINFCDCLMSGGTGPRDHSEVGSAYIHFNYTPNQDKATPSLLGDAPRGVMLNQPPIFLGGQGGLVGPRRVAFGTVVAAGCVHRVDALEPHFLFTGEKGKGRRIKRRPGLYPGIGGVVENNFIYLANLIALTQWHRHVRSLFVSDDAFPRPLFSGAALILHMAVEERLKRLRELFEKAPPLKKHLPEWEEIEGFFIHFKTPGETRRQRDPFLERVAPLIGQWGKDYIRVIQNLPVHVSRQGTGWLQGIIDMIQNKMSETLPGLI; from the coding sequence TTGAAACGCATGGACCCTGAAAAAAAATCCAGGAGAGGCGCCCGGGGGGGCGTTTCAAAAATCGAGGCGCTGCTTGACCGGGGGGTTTTGATTCCCCATCCTGAAAGCGTTTTTATTTCCGATGAGGTGGATGTGACGCGCATATCCGGTCAAGGGGTGGTTTTGTGGCCCGGGACACGGATCTGTGGCGAGAAGACTTTCATCGACAAAGGAGCCGGGATCGGGACCGAGGGCCCGGCCATGATTCAAGACTGCCAATTGGGCGCCAATGTCGAGCTGAAAAGCGGGTTTTATGAAAAATCCGTTTTTTTCAAAGATGTGTCCATGGGATGGGGGTCCCATGTCCGAAAGGGATGCCTCCTGGAGGAAGGCGTCAAAACCGCGCATGCCGTGGGCTTGAAGCAGACCATCCTTTTCCCGTTTGTCACCCTGGGGAGTCTGATCAATTTCTGCGACTGCCTGATGTCCGGGGGAACCGGCCCCCGTGACCACAGCGAGGTGGGCAGCGCCTATATTCATTTCAATTACACCCCCAACCAGGACAAGGCCACCCCGTCGCTTCTGGGGGACGCGCCCCGGGGGGTCATGCTGAATCAGCCCCCGATTTTCCTGGGAGGGCAGGGCGGGCTTGTGGGGCCGCGCCGCGTCGCCTTTGGAACCGTGGTCGCGGCGGGCTGTGTGCATCGGGTGGACGCGCTTGAGCCCCATTTTTTATTCACAGGGGAAAAAGGGAAGGGGAGGCGAATCAAAAGACGCCCCGGCCTTTATCCCGGCATAGGGGGTGTGGTCGAAAACAATTTTATCTACTTGGCCAATCTCATCGCTTTGACGCAATGGCACAGGCATGTCCGGTCTTTGTTTGTCTCAGACGACGCTTTCCCCCGGCCGCTTTTTTCCGGGGCCGCGCTGATCCTTCATATGGCCGTTGAGGAGAGATTGAAACGGTTGCGGGAACTGTTTGAAAAGGCGCCCCCGCTCAAAAAACACCTCCCCGAATGGGAAGAGATTGAGGGTTTTTTTATACATTTTAAAACCCCCGGGGAGACGAGGCGTCAGCGGGACCCTTTCCTTGAAAGAGTGGCGCCTTTGATCGGCCAATGGGGCAAAGACTACATCCGGGTCATCCAAAACCTGCCCGTCCATGTCTCGCGGCAGGGAACGGGCTGGCTTCAAGGCATTATCGACATGATTCAAAACAAAATGTCTGAGACGCTTCCGGGGCTCATATGA
- a CDS encoding O-antigen polymerase → MSEDIQTAAAAVHQKWPERLDAACLVSGALVPLGIVTGNIAFEAMVALTGLFWIARSVTARENPVSRMAGHPLVLPWLLWLGAIFISLGINGPGHKGYMHDIALIRYPLFLIAVLDVSGRRPVAKYLIYGLGAGVIWGALNTLLAYALGFDFLGRDLVRYSLKLKEASRISAFSAYASTFFLSWTVFDRETGSKTRKIAAIVGCAALLLLLQTHIRTSILAAGFGMMFAMAYIGRKRFTPSSVFWGVSLVLFVTICFFFAGSFFSYLAHMQDPGHPVLSTNLSSLRIRSYIWQVTLAMWLENPVFGVGISSFQDVYRETASMVLSGLNIPEGMAAGMTEQTHAHNLFLMLAAGTGILGVAAFAFLFVNIIRGVLKNTAGHRVGFVVWPGVFFLIGLTGFNIYHSWYQALFAYLVAMIGCGLESGEWKRRPRV, encoded by the coding sequence ATGAGCGAGGATATCCAGACAGCGGCCGCCGCTGTTCATCAAAAATGGCCGGAGCGCCTGGACGCCGCGTGCCTGGTGTCAGGGGCGCTGGTCCCTTTGGGCATTGTCACGGGAAACATCGCCTTTGAGGCCATGGTGGCGCTCACCGGTTTGTTTTGGATCGCCCGTTCTGTGACGGCCCGGGAAAATCCTGTTTCCCGGATGGCCGGACATCCCCTGGTTCTTCCGTGGCTGCTGTGGCTGGGGGCGATTTTCATCAGTCTGGGGATCAACGGCCCGGGACATAAGGGATATATGCACGATATCGCTTTGATTCGCTATCCGCTCTTTCTAATCGCCGTCCTCGATGTGTCCGGAAGGCGTCCGGTCGCGAAATATCTGATCTACGGGCTTGGGGCCGGGGTGATCTGGGGCGCCTTAAACACCCTTCTGGCCTATGCCCTGGGATTCGACTTCCTGGGACGGGATTTGGTTCGGTACTCGCTCAAGCTTAAGGAGGCCTCCAGGATTTCGGCCTTTTCGGCCTACGCCTCCACCTTTTTTCTGTCATGGACGGTCTTTGACCGGGAGACGGGATCTAAAACCAGAAAAATCGCGGCGATCGTGGGATGCGCGGCGCTTTTGCTTCTGCTTCAGACCCATATCCGAACCTCCATTCTCGCGGCGGGCTTCGGCATGATGTTCGCCATGGCCTATATCGGCCGGAAGCGTTTTACCCCGTCTTCCGTTTTCTGGGGCGTTTCACTCGTTTTGTTTGTGACCATCTGCTTTTTTTTCGCAGGGAGCTTTTTTTCTTATTTGGCCCATATGCAAGATCCCGGACACCCGGTTTTATCCACGAATCTATCTTCGCTGCGCATCCGTTCTTATATCTGGCAGGTCACGCTGGCCATGTGGCTGGAAAATCCCGTCTTCGGGGTGGGGATATCCTCGTTTCAGGACGTGTATCGCGAAACGGCGTCCATGGTTCTGTCCGGGCTGAATATCCCGGAGGGCATGGCCGCCGGAATGACCGAGCAGACCCACGCCCACAATCTTTTCCTGATGCTGGCCGCCGGCACGGGAATTTTGGGGGTGGCCGCCTTTGCGTTTCTTTTTGTCAATATCATCCGGGGTGTTTTAAAAAACACGGCCGGGCATCGGGTCGGGTTTGTGGTGTGGCCCGGGGTGTTTTTTCTGATCGGCCTCACCGGTTTCAATATTTATCACAGCTGGTATCAGGCGCTGTTCGCCTATCTTGTGGCGATGATCGGCTGCGGCCTTGAAAGCGGCGAATGGAAACGGAGACCTCGGGTTTGA
- a CDS encoding Glycosyl transferase, translating to MDSDPVISISIVSHGHGVMVAALLGDLEACAPPSIEVILTLNVQETLSFSPKDFSFPVTLIANERPKGFGANHNQAFCHARGFFFCALNPDIRLDQNPFPDLMDALNDPGDGVAAPLLKNRKGEWDQNARKFPTPWTLLKKMMAGDPKADYSLRSKTIRPDWVSGAFMLFPRSVYRRAGGFDERYFLYYEDVDLCRRLWRMGFRVLFLPQVSAVHDARYDSHRHPRFLKWHTSSACRFFMSNLLDEREKR from the coding sequence ATGGACTCCGATCCCGTCATATCCATATCCATTGTCAGTCACGGACATGGCGTCATGGTCGCGGCGCTTTTGGGCGATCTGGAAGCATGCGCCCCCCCATCCATTGAGGTAATTTTAACCCTTAACGTCCAGGAAACCCTGTCCTTTTCCCCGAAGGATTTCAGCTTCCCCGTGACTCTGATCGCCAATGAAAGGCCCAAAGGATTCGGCGCCAATCACAACCAGGCGTTTTGCCATGCCCGGGGCTTCTTTTTCTGCGCGCTGAATCCGGACATCCGGCTTGACCAAAATCCCTTTCCGGATCTCATGGACGCGCTTAACGACCCGGGGGACGGCGTCGCGGCGCCGCTTTTAAAAAACAGGAAAGGGGAATGGGATCAAAACGCCCGGAAATTTCCCACCCCGTGGACGCTTTTGAAAAAAATGATGGCGGGGGACCCCAAAGCCGATTACTCTCTTCGCTCAAAAACGATCCGCCCGGACTGGGTGTCCGGGGCGTTCATGCTGTTCCCGCGAAGCGTTTATCGGCGCGCCGGCGGGTTTGATGAAAGATACTTCCTGTACTATGAGGATGTGGATTTATGCCGCCGTCTTTGGCGTATGGGATTTCGGGTCCTTTTCCTCCCGCAGGTTTCAGCGGTTCATGACGCCCGGTATGACAGCCACCGCCATCCGCGGTTTTTAAAATGGCATACGTCAAGCGCGTGCCGTTTTTTTATGTCCAACCTTTTAGACGAGAGAGAGAAACGATGA
- the capD gene encoding Capsular polysaccharide biosynthesis protein CapD, which produces MRKKIFRHNFWVVLAMDIFLVSASLFIAHMVRFDFHVPEPYRTLFFQILPPVIAIKTLCFYFFNLYRGMWRYTSISDMLNIIKASGVSSLIVIAFILFSARFEGFSRSVFIIDLFFTIFLISAFRLSIRFYYENADSDSRKNSLSGFGWLQRRKKREGKNLIIIGAGDYGEKICREIRNNPSLNYNVAGFLDDDPGKIGMTIHGIPVIGKTDDILSVIRKTRAEEALIALSSADAAQIRKTVKLCKESGIEFKTVPGYGELINGRVTVDAIREVEYRDLLGRDIIEMETDKIGAYLKNKTILVTGAGGSIGSELCRQICRFKPARIILYERAETPLYEIEMELTHFLGHNDIQIIPELGDVRDPDHLDRVFSLMRPRAVFHAAAYKHVPMLERHPFKAVENNIMGTRNVSEAAARHKIERFVLVSTDKAVRPANIMGASKRIAEMYVESLGAQKGMSAQFITVRFGNVAGSVGSVIPLFKKQIQNGGPVTVTHPDVTRFFMTIPEAAQLILQAGAMGREGEIFLLEMGRPIKIADMARDLISLSGFEPDVDIKIEYTGLRPGEKLYEELITDGEGVLPTYHDKIMVLKGKAPDMEEIAGHIKELSDLAKSHESDEIRRKLREVVPEYIPNGRDSR; this is translated from the coding sequence ATGAGAAAAAAAATTTTCCGCCATAATTTTTGGGTGGTGCTGGCCATGGATATCTTTCTGGTGTCGGCCTCGCTGTTCATCGCCCACATGGTTCGTTTTGATTTCCATGTCCCGGAGCCGTACCGCACCCTGTTTTTTCAAATACTGCCCCCGGTCATCGCCATCAAAACGCTCTGCTTTTATTTTTTTAATCTCTACCGGGGCATGTGGCGCTACACCAGCATCTCGGACATGCTCAACATTATCAAAGCCTCCGGCGTCAGTTCTTTGATTGTCATCGCTTTTATTTTGTTCAGCGCCCGTTTCGAAGGGTTCTCCCGCTCCGTTTTCATCATTGACCTTTTTTTCACCATTTTTCTCATTTCCGCCTTTCGCCTGTCCATTCGGTTTTATTATGAAAACGCGGATTCCGATTCACGAAAAAATTCCCTGTCCGGGTTTGGATGGCTTCAAAGAAGGAAAAAGCGGGAAGGGAAAAACCTTATTATCATCGGGGCCGGCGATTACGGGGAGAAGATATGCCGGGAAATACGCAACAACCCGTCTTTGAATTACAATGTGGCGGGTTTTCTGGATGACGACCCGGGCAAAATCGGCATGACCATCCATGGCATCCCGGTTATCGGAAAAACAGACGACATCCTCTCCGTCATCCGGAAAACCCGGGCCGAGGAAGCGCTCATCGCCCTGTCGTCGGCCGACGCCGCCCAGATCAGGAAAACGGTGAAATTGTGCAAAGAAAGCGGCATTGAGTTTAAAACCGTGCCCGGCTACGGCGAGCTGATCAATGGCCGGGTGACCGTGGACGCCATCCGGGAAGTGGAATACCGGGACCTTCTGGGACGGGATATCATTGAGATGGAAACCGATAAAATCGGGGCGTATCTCAAAAACAAGACCATTCTGGTCACGGGCGCCGGGGGCTCCATCGGATCTGAGCTGTGCCGCCAGATCTGCCGTTTCAAACCCGCCAGGATCATCCTGTATGAAAGAGCCGAAACCCCTTTGTATGAAATCGAGATGGAGCTGACCCATTTCCTGGGACATAATGACATTCAAATTATCCCGGAGCTGGGGGATGTCCGGGATCCGGATCACCTGGACAGGGTGTTTTCACTGATGAGACCCCGGGCGGTTTTTCACGCCGCCGCCTACAAACACGTCCCCATGCTGGAGCGCCATCCCTTCAAAGCGGTTGAAAACAATATCATGGGCACCCGGAATGTGTCTGAGGCGGCGGCCCGGCATAAAATCGAGCGTTTTGTCCTGGTGTCCACCGACAAGGCCGTTCGCCCCGCCAATATCATGGGGGCCTCCAAACGGATCGCGGAGATGTATGTGGAGTCCCTGGGCGCCCAAAAGGGCATGAGCGCCCAGTTTATCACGGTTCGATTCGGCAATGTGGCGGGAAGTGTGGGCAGCGTCATTCCTCTTTTTAAAAAACAGATCCAAAATGGCGGTCCGGTCACGGTGACCCATCCCGACGTCACCCGTTTTTTCATGACCATCCCTGAGGCCGCGCAGTTAATTCTTCAAGCCGGCGCCATGGGAAGGGAGGGGGAGATATTCCTTCTGGAAATGGGACGCCCCATTAAAATCGCCGACATGGCCAGGGACCTGATTTCACTCTCGGGATTCGAACCTGATGTGGACATCAAAATCGAATACACGGGGTTAAGGCCAGGGGAGAAGCTCTACGAGGAGCTGATCACCGATGGAGAGGGGGTCCTGCCCACCTACCACGATAAAATCATGGTCTTAAAGGGAAAGGCCCCGGATATGGAGGAGATCGCCGGCCATATCAAAGAATTGTCCGATCTGGCGAAGAGCCATGAATCGGATGAGATCCGGCGAAAGCTCCGGGAAGTGGTTCCGGAATATATTCCAAACGGCCGGGATTCGCGTTGA
- a CDS encoding Capsular biosynthesis protein: MKKAFDVAVSGAFWILGSFPILVIAMVVKASSRGPVLYWSDRVGKDNRIFRMPKFRTMRVDAPVVATHLMTDPDRYFTPAGSFLRRTSLDELPQLYSVLKGDMSMVGPRPALFNQYDLIGLRTRKGIHRLLPGITGWAQINGRDDLPIPEKVELDNDYLRRRSFGFDVKIFLETFKKVANRQDVSH, translated from the coding sequence ATGAAAAAAGCCTTTGACGTCGCGGTGTCCGGGGCGTTTTGGATTTTGGGCTCCTTTCCCATCCTGGTCATCGCCATGGTGGTGAAGGCCTCCTCCCGGGGCCCCGTTCTGTACTGGTCGGATCGGGTGGGAAAAGACAATCGGATTTTCAGGATGCCCAAATTCAGGACCATGAGGGTGGACGCCCCGGTGGTGGCCACCCATCTTATGACGGACCCGGACCGATACTTCACGCCCGCCGGATCTTTTTTGCGAAGAACCAGCCTGGACGAGCTGCCCCAACTCTACAGCGTGTTAAAGGGCGATATGAGCATGGTGGGGCCAAGGCCGGCTCTTTTCAACCAGTATGATCTCATCGGGCTCAGAACCCGAAAAGGGATCCATCGACTGCTTCCAGGGATCACCGGCTGGGCCCAGATCAACGGCCGGGATGATCTTCCCATTCCGGAAAAGGTGGAGTTGGACAACGATTACCTCAGGCGGCGGTCCTTCGGGTTTGATGTGAAAATTTTTTTGGAGACTTTTAAAAAGGTGGCGAACAGGCAGGACGTTTCCCACTGA
- the galE gene encoding UDP-glucose 4-epimerase: MRHILVTGATGFIGRPLCEKLLEKGFRVRGTTRSVKKLKNESGDVDIFDVGSIDHTTDWSEVMDGIDAVFHLAARVHVMDDQDKDSLMEFRKTNVAGARKMAEDAASAGVRRIVFLSSIKVNGEGRSAPYTEKDPANPLDPYGVSKWEAERELKKIGRRSGMETVILRTPLVYGPGVKANFLNLLKALDSKIPIPFKNVQNRRSLIYVGNLVDGLLTCLKSPKAAGKTFLICDGRDVSTPGLMKMMASALGKPARLFPFPVSFIRWVAGILGKSEAIEKLCGSLSVDSSKIRKELGWRPPHDMEEGIRQTAIWHLSSGGKKRPGGKFHALLNGWMR, from the coding sequence ATGCGTCATATTCTTGTGACAGGCGCCACTGGTTTTATTGGCCGGCCTCTTTGCGAAAAGCTCCTGGAAAAAGGATTTCGGGTCAGGGGAACCACAAGATCTGTAAAAAAATTAAAAAACGAATCAGGGGATGTGGATATTTTTGATGTCGGATCAATTGACCACACCACTGATTGGTCCGAGGTTATGGATGGCATAGACGCAGTGTTCCATCTGGCCGCCAGGGTCCATGTCATGGACGATCAGGATAAAGATTCTCTCATGGAATTCCGGAAAACAAATGTCGCGGGCGCCAGGAAAATGGCGGAAGACGCGGCCTCCGCCGGAGTCAGACGAATCGTGTTTCTCAGCTCCATCAAAGTCAATGGGGAGGGCCGGTCGGCCCCCTATACGGAAAAAGACCCGGCGAACCCACTGGACCCTTACGGCGTCAGCAAATGGGAGGCGGAGCGTGAGCTGAAAAAAATCGGGCGTCGAAGCGGCATGGAAACGGTGATTCTCCGCACTCCTTTGGTGTATGGGCCCGGGGTCAAAGCCAATTTTCTAAATCTTTTAAAGGCGCTGGACTCAAAGATTCCCATACCGTTTAAAAATGTTCAAAACAGGCGAAGCCTGATCTATGTGGGCAACCTGGTGGATGGTCTTCTAACATGTCTGAAAAGCCCCAAAGCCGCCGGAAAAACGTTTTTGATATGCGACGGCCGCGATGTCTCAACGCCCGGTCTGATGAAAATGATGGCTTCGGCCCTGGGGAAGCCGGCCCGTTTGTTTCCGTTCCCGGTCTCTTTCATCCGATGGGTGGCGGGAATTTTGGGAAAGTCCGAAGCCATTGAAAAGCTCTGCGGATCCCTTTCCGTCGACAGTTCCAAAATACGAAAAGAGCTGGGATGGCGCCCGCCGCATGATATGGAAGAGGGAATCCGGCAAACCGCTATCTGGCATCTGAGCTCGGGGGGAAAAAAACGTCCGGGCGGAAAATTCCACGCTCTTTTGAATGGGTGGATGAGATGA